The Streptomyces sp. HUAS MG91 sequence CGCACCGGACCGGTCGCGGGTCGTATCGGGTGGAGCGGACGGACGCCGACGCGTCCGCCGCCCCGCGGACCGTGCACGCCGCACGGTCCCGCCGATCGACCGACACGGGGATGAGACACATGAACGTACGAGAGAACCGGACCCTGTTCGCGACGGGCGCGGCGGCTGCCGTCGCGGCGGTCGCCGTCCTGGCCGCACCGGCGTCGGCGGCGGGCACGCCCCGCTTCCTGTCGCCGTCCGAGCTGCCGCCGCACCCCTCTTCCGCCTGGATCGCGGGGCCGGTCACGGCCGGGCAGCCCGACCCGCTGCCGCTGTGCGTGGGCGACGCCCTGCCGTCCACGTCGGTGCACCGGGTGTACCGCACCGACCTGGACACCGGCGCGCTCCAGGTGACGGTCGTCGAGCGGGACGCCCGGGCCGCGAAGGAGTTCGTGGCGCTGCTGCGCCGGCACCTCGACAGCTGCGCGAAGGACGTGACGGCGCAGGACCCCGAGGTCACCGCCCGGCAGAAGTACTACGGGAAGCTGTCCGTGGAGGAGGGCGCGTACGTCTACGGCGTGCACACCGAGGCGTCGTGGGGCGCCTCGGACATCAATCTCTTCTCGGTGGGCCGGGACGGCCGGATCGTCACGGTCGTCCAGTGGGGGCAGATGGGTTCCTTCGCGCAGGCGCCGGTCGCGGCCTTCAAGAAGACGACGGTGACGGCGGTGAACAAGCTGCGCTGACGCGGGGGCGCGCGCTCAGGAGTCGGGCACGGTGAAGTCGCACCAGACCGCTTTGCCCTCGCCGCGCGGCTCGACTCCCCAGCGCGACGCCATCGCCTCCACCATGACCATGCCGCGTCCGGAGGTGGCCGTCTCCCCCGGGGTGCGCCGGTGGGGGCGGGCGCTGGAGCGGTCCTTGACCCACAGACGGACCGCGCGCGGCGGCCCGGTGAGCACTTCGAGGGTGAGCACGGCGCCGCCCTCGGTGTGCATGAGGGCGTTGACGAGCAGTTCGCCGGCGGCGGTCTCGACGTCGTCGGCCATGGTGCCGAGCCCCCAGGCGGTGAGGTGTTCGCGCAGCGCGGCCCGTGCGTCGGCCAGGCCCTCGGGGTCGGCCTGGTGGACGTAGCGGTGCATGCGGGGCGCCTGCGGGGTGCCCGAGTCCGGCACCCGGCGCAGGACGAGGAGCGCCACGTCGTCGCCGCTGCCCCACCTCTCCCACAGGGAGCGGGAGAGGTGGTCGGCGACCTCTTCCGCGGTGGGCGGCCCGGCGCCGAGCGCGTCGGCGAGTGCGCGCAGCCCGTCGTCGATGTCGGCGCCGGGCTCCTCCACCAGGCCGTCGGTGCACAGCACCAGGGTCTCGCCCGGGACGAGGTCGAGGCGGGTCTCGTGGAAGTCGTCCTGCTCGAACTCGGTGGCCAGGCCGAGGGGCAGTCCGCCGCGCAGCCGGGGAATGCCGACCCGGCCGTCGGTGTGCCGCACGAGCGGGGGCAGATGTCCGGCCCGTACCGCGCGGACGATGCCGGTGGCCGGGTCGAACTGGGCGTACGTGCAGGTCGCGAAGCGGTCCGTGTCCAGTTCGGCCAGGAACCGGGAGGCCCGTGACAGCACCGTGGCGGGTGGGTGGCCCTCGCCCGCGAACGCCCGCAGCGCGATCCGGAGCTGGCCCATGATCGCTGCCGCGTGGGTGTCGTGGCCCTCGACGTCGCCCACGACGATGCCGAACCGGCCGCGCGGCAGCACGATGACGTCGTAGAAGTCGCCGCCGACCTGCCGCCCGCCCCACGCGGCGTGGTAGCGGACCGCGAGTTCGGTGTCGGGGACCTCGGGGATGCTCTTGGGCAGCATCGTGCCCTGGAGGCTGCGGGCCAGGTCGCGTTCCTCGTCGAAGAGGATGGCCCGCTGGAGCGACTGGGCAACGATGCCGGACAGGCCGATGCAGAGGTTGCGGTCGGCGTCGGAGAACTCGCGGCGGCCCCGGTAGAACAGGGCGAGCCCGCCGATGGCGCGGTCCTGGGCGACCAGCGGCAGGAACGCCGCGGACTCCAGTCTGAGCCGGTCGATGTAGGGGGCCAGACGGGTGAACCGGTGGGCGAGGTCGGACAGGTCGCCGACGAACCGGGGCCTGCGGCTCATGACCACTTCGGCGAGCGGCAGGGAGTCGTCGATCTGGTGCAGTTTGAGTTCGTCGAGGACCTGCATCGACTGGCCCACGAGGGCGATCAGTTTCAGGTCGGCGCCCTCGACCAGGCCGAGGACGAGTCCGTCGGCGGCGAACCGGTCGAGGCCGCCGGCGCCCGACAGCACGGCCACGACGTCG is a genomic window containing:
- a CDS encoding SpoIIE family protein phosphatase, whose translation is MAPAHEPDIGLEERLRLTGMGSFDWDLEGGALRLDDNCLAVLDLPPAEFRDTVESVLSRIPPEEAVRVIAVVNEAVASGGDSYGVFFQITRQDGTARLTHAAGRILRDDQGHAVRIVGVVRAAPDEPAELAGLDGDEGKRRRIALMVQGTTEALSRAVTVDDVVAVLSGAGGLDRFAADGLVLGLVEGADLKLIALVGQSMQVLDELKLHQIDDSLPLAEVVMSRRPRFVGDLSDLAHRFTRLAPYIDRLRLESAAFLPLVAQDRAIGGLALFYRGRREFSDADRNLCIGLSGIVAQSLQRAILFDEERDLARSLQGTMLPKSIPEVPDTELAVRYHAAWGGRQVGGDFYDVIVLPRGRFGIVVGDVEGHDTHAAAIMGQLRIALRAFAGEGHPPATVLSRASRFLAELDTDRFATCTYAQFDPATGIVRAVRAGHLPPLVRHTDGRVGIPRLRGGLPLGLATEFEQDDFHETRLDLVPGETLVLCTDGLVEEPGADIDDGLRALADALGAGPPTAEEVADHLSRSLWERWGSGDDVALLVLRRVPDSGTPQAPRMHRYVHQADPEGLADARAALREHLTAWGLGTMADDVETAAGELLVNALMHTEGGAVLTLEVLTGPPRAVRLWVKDRSSARPHRRTPGETATSGRGMVMVEAMASRWGVEPRGEGKAVWCDFTVPDS